Proteins encoded by one window of Cyanobacterium stanieri LEGE 03274:
- a CDS encoding DegT/DnrJ/EryC1/StrS family aminotransferase, with protein sequence MDSNLLHIPFVDLSWQNEPLLADIDKGMRDVMARGDFILGKEVREFEADFAQACGVKYGIGVGSGTDAIALGLRACGIMEGDEIIVPANTFIATVIGVILAGAKPVLADCDINTALMDLELAQKVVTEKTKAIIPVHLYGQMVSPQKLKEFAQNNNLIIFEDSAQAHLAQREGKIAGSVGLASGFSFYPSKNLGAFGNGGMVVTDNQEIAQKLRSLRNYGAPKKYYHQNFGTNSRLNTLQGVVLKVKLPYLRKWNNWRNQAGAKYNQLLKPLAEYGITPIKNVVGEGHIYHLYVINVKPSSFYDRNLIQDKLNEVGIQTGIHYPIPCHLQPAYGYLGYQKGDFPNAESLCDNILSLPMYPGITDEQLQMVSDKIKEIVKS encoded by the coding sequence ATGGATAGTAATTTGCTTCATATTCCCTTCGTTGATTTATCTTGGCAAAATGAGCCTTTATTAGCAGACATTGATAAAGGAATGAGGGATGTTATGGCAAGGGGTGATTTTATTTTAGGGAAGGAGGTAAGGGAGTTTGAAGCCGATTTCGCTCAGGCTTGTGGGGTAAAATATGGTATCGGGGTTGGTAGTGGCACAGATGCGATCGCCCTTGGACTCAGGGCTTGTGGTATCATGGAAGGAGATGAAATCATCGTCCCTGCTAATACCTTCATCGCTACGGTTATTGGGGTAATCTTGGCAGGGGCAAAACCTGTCTTAGCGGATTGTGACATTAACACCGCCTTAATGGATTTGGAATTAGCCCAAAAAGTGGTTACAGAAAAAACAAAAGCGATTATTCCCGTGCATTTATACGGGCAAATGGTATCACCCCAAAAACTAAAAGAATTTGCCCAAAACAATAATTTAATCATCTTTGAAGACAGCGCCCAAGCCCATTTAGCCCAGAGAGAAGGAAAAATAGCAGGAAGTGTGGGTTTAGCTAGTGGGTTTAGTTTTTATCCGAGTAAAAATTTAGGGGCTTTTGGCAACGGAGGAATGGTGGTGACAGATAATCAAGAAATTGCTCAAAAATTGCGTAGTTTAAGAAATTACGGCGCCCCAAAAAAATATTACCATCAAAATTTTGGCACTAACAGTCGTCTAAATACCTTACAAGGGGTAGTCTTAAAAGTAAAATTACCCTATTTGCGAAAGTGGAATAATTGGCGCAATCAGGCAGGGGCAAAATATAATCAACTCTTAAAGCCCTTAGCAGAATATGGTATTACTCCCATTAAAAATGTGGTGGGTGAGGGGCATATTTATCATCTTTATGTTATCAACGTTAAACCTTCTTCGTTTTATGATCGTAATTTAATTCAGGATAAATTAAATGAGGTGGGTATTCAAACGGGGATTCATTATCCTATTCCCTGTCATTTACAACCTGCTTATGGTTATTTGGGTTATCAAAAAGGGGATTTTCCTAATGCTGAAAGTCTTTGTGATAATATTCTTTCTTTGCCTATGTATCCTGGTATTACCGATGAACAGTTACAAATGGTATCGGATAAAATTAAGGAAATTGTCAAGTCATAA